A genomic segment from Chitinophagaceae bacterium encodes:
- a CDS encoding DUF4270 family protein, which produces MRKRVLPAAFVTIFSVLIIGWGCTKIDATTLGTDLIPEVDNIHTFRDTFTIETSQHFFNDTSVVSLSNAHVLGTINNDPLFGNTTANLFMQLKPAFFPYYFGSSGDTVKNYTGVGVDSVVLCMSYDGLWGDTNIVQQLQVFEINDQVFSDSANKQHNLSYEPVLGNAVSGIVSIKPAELNDKVKFNQGRDSITNQIRIKLSAEFATRLFGEDSAKMAVENGFYSDSVFRKTYHGFALKSISGNGIMYVNITDPRTRLDIFFRKFKNGKYDTTYNSFPLHAFESLTSDMSATANSVIRNRAGSPADSPDPGELYLQGGPGSYVNLHFPGFHIDSTVNRTNKIVNRAEIVIEQIPDNLFYDSIFSPPVVYVDIIDTANTKWKPLYYDLNPMQGYDPDLGSTGFYFPTQIDQNYFGGYSKSRINGMGQQARYYTINVTRYMQNLITKERRNYDMRLFAPFKLKYPQYTSAFIEYANPVAFGRIKIGSGNNISPVYRMKLVMTWTKM; this is translated from the coding sequence GTGCGTAAAAGAGTTTTACCTGCTGCTTTTGTAACGATATTTTCTGTATTAATTATTGGCTGGGGCTGTACCAAAATAGATGCCACTACATTGGGCACCGACCTTATTCCCGAAGTGGATAATATCCATACTTTCAGAGATACTTTTACCATTGAAACCAGCCAGCATTTTTTTAATGATACCAGTGTTGTTTCTTTATCCAATGCCCATGTTTTGGGTACCATTAATAACGATCCACTTTTTGGCAACACTACAGCTAATTTATTTATGCAGTTAAAACCTGCATTTTTTCCATATTATTTTGGTTCCTCCGGCGATACTGTAAAAAATTATACTGGTGTGGGTGTAGATTCGGTAGTGCTTTGCATGAGCTATGACGGGTTGTGGGGAGATACCAATATTGTACAGCAGTTACAGGTATTTGAAATAAACGACCAGGTTTTTAGCGATTCAGCAAACAAGCAGCACAACCTTAGTTACGAACCGGTTTTGGGAAATGCCGTGTCGGGCATAGTATCCATTAAGCCTGCTGAATTAAACGATAAAGTAAAGTTTAACCAAGGCCGGGATTCTATAACCAACCAAATTCGCATTAAACTAAGCGCCGAATTTGCTACAAGGTTGTTTGGGGAAGACAGTGCTAAAATGGCTGTAGAAAATGGGTTTTATTCCGATTCAGTTTTCAGAAAAACCTATCATGGTTTTGCCCTAAAATCTATTTCGGGAAATGGCATTATGTATGTAAACATTACTGACCCCAGAACAAGGCTCGACATATTTTTTAGAAAATTTAAAAATGGTAAATACGATACCACTTACAACAGTTTTCCTTTACATGCTTTTGAAAGTTTAACTTCAGATATGTCCGCTACAGCAAATTCGGTAATACGGAACAGGGCCGGAAGCCCGGCTGACAGCCCCGACCCGGGGGAATTATATTTGCAGGGAGGCCCGGGATCTTATGTGAACCTCCATTTCCCCGGTTTTCATATAGACAGTACCGTAAATAGAACCAACAAAATTGTAAACCGGGCAGAAATTGTAATAGAGCAAATACCCGATAATCTTTTTTACGACAGTATTTTTTCACCACCTGTTGTATATGTAGATATTATTGATACGGCAAACACTAAGTGGAAGCCTTTGTATTACGACCTCAACCCAATGCAGGGCTACGATCCTGACCTGGGCAGTACAGGTTTTTATTTCCCAACACAAATAGACCAGAATTATTTTGGCGGATATTCTAAATCGAGAATAAATGGAATGGGGCAGCAGGCAAGGTATTATACGATTAATGTTACAAGGTATATGCAAAACCTGATAACTAAAGAGAGAAGAAATTACGATATGCGTTTGTTTGCGCCGTTTAAATTAAAGTATCCACAGTACACTTCTGCATTTATTGAATATGCCAACCCTGTTGCATTTGGACGAATAAAAATTGGTTCTGGCAACAATATCAGCCCTGTTTACAGGATGAAACTGGTAATGACCTGGACAAAAATGTAG
- a CDS encoding glycogen/starch synthase: MSTKKRILFIANEMSPYLELTEFAEIVNKLAVLSNDNNMEVRCIMPKFGVINERRHRLHEVVRLSGINVTIDNDDYPLMIKVASLPNARLQVYFLDNEDYFKRKSIFADENNKWFDDNGLRTVLFCKGALETVKKFGWPPDIIHCSGWMTGLIPMYIKAAYKKEPVFSRSKIIYTIGENTFKEKLGSAFVKLSAISDGVTKKEQDIYKDTTNSSLFRVGATYSDAISFGAAKIDKKLTEEFSKVKGKKVLKYDEGSDLTDYLQLYTDLAK, encoded by the coding sequence ATGTCAACAAAAAAAAGAATTTTATTTATTGCAAACGAAATGTCTCCGTACCTGGAACTTACAGAGTTTGCTGAAATTGTTAATAAACTTGCTGTGTTGTCCAACGACAATAATATGGAGGTGAGGTGCATCATGCCAAAGTTTGGCGTTATCAATGAAAGGCGCCACAGGCTTCATGAAGTGGTAAGGCTTTCGGGTATTAATGTAACTATTGATAACGATGATTATCCTTTAATGATAAAAGTTGCATCATTGCCCAATGCCCGTTTGCAAGTATATTTTTTGGATAATGAAGATTATTTTAAACGCAAATCTATTTTTGCGGATGAAAACAATAAATGGTTTGATGATAACGGGTTAAGAACCGTATTGTTTTGCAAAGGCGCCCTTGAAACAGTGAAAAAATTTGGCTGGCCGCCGGATATTATCCATTGTAGTGGCTGGATGACAGGGCTCATACCCATGTATATTAAAGCTGCGTATAAAAAAGAGCCTGTATTTAGCCGTAGTAAAATAATTTATACCATTGGCGAAAATACTTTTAAAGAAAAATTAGGCAGCGCTTTTGTAAAGTTATCTGCCATTAGCGATGGCGTTACCAAAAAAGAACAGGATATTTATAAAGATACTACAAACAGTTCCCTTTTCAGGGTAGGGGCAACCTATTCAGATGCTATTAGTTTTGGCGCAGCAAAAATTGATAAAAAACTTACCGAAGAATTCTCAAAAGTGAAAGGTAAGAAAGTGCTGAAATATGATGAAGGGTCTGATTTAACAGACTATTTACAATTATATACCGACCTTGCTAAATAA
- a CDS encoding methionine adenosyltransferase, which yields MPYLFTSESVSEGHPDKVADQISDALIDNFLAFDPQSKVACETLVTTGQVVLAGEVKSKAYLDVQEIARNVIRKIGYTKSEYMFEASSCGVLSAIHEQSGDINQGVERKKKEEQGAGDQGMMFGYATNETGDYMPLALNLAHKLLEELAALRRENKQIKYLRPDAKSQVTLEYNDKNEPVRIDAIVVSTQHDDFSKDDNSMLAKIKKDIINILIPRVKAKYPKYAHLFTNKIKYHINPTGKFVIGGPHGDTGLTGRKIIVDTYGGKGAHGGGAFSGKDPSKVDRSAAYATRHIAKNLVAAGLCSEVLVQVSYAIGVAEPTSINVNTYGTSKVALTDGQIAEKVTKMKCFDMRPYFIEQRLKLRNPMYSETAAYGHMGRKSETVEKTFVSPDGKKITKKVELFTWEKLDAIKEVKKVFGLK from the coding sequence ATGCCTTATTTATTTACTTCAGAGTCCGTAAGCGAAGGACACCCCGATAAAGTAGCAGACCAGATTAGCGATGCGTTAATTGATAATTTTCTTGCGTTTGACCCTCAAAGTAAAGTGGCTTGTGAAACGCTGGTAACAACCGGCCAGGTGGTTTTGGCAGGCGAAGTAAAAAGTAAAGCATATTTGGATGTACAGGAAATTGCCCGAAATGTAATTCGCAAAATTGGGTATACCAAAAGCGAATATATGTTTGAAGCCAGCTCCTGTGGCGTATTATCTGCAATACATGAGCAAAGCGGCGATATTAACCAGGGCGTGGAACGTAAAAAGAAAGAAGAACAAGGCGCAGGAGACCAGGGAATGATGTTTGGCTATGCAACAAATGAAACCGGTGATTATATGCCCCTGGCCTTAAACCTTGCTCATAAACTTTTAGAAGAATTAGCCGCTTTACGCCGTGAAAATAAACAAATAAAATATCTAAGGCCTGATGCTAAAAGCCAGGTTACACTTGAGTATAACGATAAAAATGAACCAGTAAGGATTGATGCAATAGTAGTTTCTACACAGCATGATGATTTTTCAAAGGATGATAATTCCATGCTGGCAAAAATTAAAAAAGATATCATTAATATTCTTATACCAAGGGTAAAAGCAAAATACCCAAAATATGCCCATCTTTTTACTAATAAAATAAAGTACCATATCAACCCTACAGGAAAGTTTGTAATTGGTGGCCCACACGGCGATACAGGCTTAACCGGCCGTAAAATTATTGTAGATACTTATGGCGGAAAAGGCGCACATGGCGGCGGTGCATTTAGCGGAAAAGATCCCAGCAAAGTAGACCGTTCTGCAGCTTATGCCACAAGGCATATTGCCAAAAACCTTGTAGCAGCAGGCCTTTGCAGCGAAGTACTGGTACAGGTTTCTTACGCTATTGGTGTTGCCGAACCCACCAGTATTAATGTAAATACTTACGGAACTTCCAAAGTAGCCCTTACCGACGGGCAAATTGCAGAAAAAGTCACCAAAATGAAATGCTTTGATATGCGCCCTTATTTTATAGAACAAAGGCTTAAACTGCGTAACCCAATGTACAGCGAAACGGCAGCTTACGGCCACATGGGCCGCAAAAGTGAAACCGTTGAAAAAACTTTTGTTTCCCCGGATGGTAAAAAAATTACTAAAAAAGTAGAGCTTTTTACCTGGGAAAAACTAGATGCCATAAAAGAAGTGAAAAAAGTATTCGGTTTAAAATAA
- the rlmB gene encoding 23S rRNA (guanosine(2251)-2'-O)-methyltransferase RlmB, protein MKNFRQSRNHRPKKNRLITGATDVIRALKENIQLDRIFILATFNNAVTDQLKKLAAECGVPVNKVPIEKLNSFNTGEHNGCVAMLSKIKYSNLQDLISFSFENSLLPLFLMLDGITDIRNIGAIARSAYAMGVTALIIPEKGVGALNEDAIFTSAGALEHLPVCRVNSLMKAVDELHLNGIKVYATEMTAQKNIFEVDFKDPCAIVMGGEEQGIYPALLKICDEQLKIPMPGNFESLNVSVATGMVLYEAIRQRFR, encoded by the coding sequence GTGAAAAATTTCAGGCAAAGCAGGAACCATCGGCCCAAAAAAAACAGGCTCATTACCGGAGCCACTGATGTTATCCGTGCCTTAAAGGAAAATATACAGTTAGACAGGATTTTTATTTTGGCTACATTCAATAATGCAGTAACGGACCAATTAAAAAAACTGGCTGCCGAATGCGGTGTGCCGGTAAATAAGGTTCCCATAGAAAAGCTCAATAGTTTTAATACCGGTGAGCACAACGGTTGTGTGGCCATGCTCTCAAAAATAAAATACAGTAACCTGCAGGATCTCATATCATTTAGCTTTGAAAACAGTTTGTTGCCTTTATTTTTAATGCTGGATGGCATTACCGATATACGCAATATTGGTGCTATAGCCCGAAGCGCTTATGCCATGGGCGTTACGGCATTAATTATTCCTGAAAAAGGCGTAGGCGCTTTAAACGAAGATGCTATTTTTACTTCTGCCGGAGCCCTGGAGCATTTGCCCGTATGCCGGGTAAATAGTTTAATGAAAGCAGTAGATGAGTTGCATTTAAACGGTATTAAAGTTTATGCAACAGAAATGACGGCGCAAAAAAATATTTTTGAAGTGGACTTTAAAGATCCATGTGCCATAGTAATGGGTGGTGAAGAGCAGGGAATATATCCGGCGTTATTAAAAATTTGCGATGAGCAGCTCAAAATTCCTATGCCCGGTAATTTTGAATCTTTAAATGTTTCTGTTGCAACAGGTATGGTTTTGTACGAGGCCATTAGGCAAAGGTTTCGGTAA
- a CDS encoding GSCFA domain-containing protein, which yields MDFRLEFFPKAFEEKIRHHQKLMLIGSCFTEQIGAKLGAHKFQTYENPSGILFNPVSIARSLGSYISHKNYSAGDLFLYNELWGSWDHHTRFSSTDKNEALQKINAATQQAAVFLKDADWLLITLGSAFVYELENHLVVANCHKVPTDKFNKRILEIEELTTELENLVTQLKKYNPGLKIIFTISPVRHLRDGFIENNRSKSVLINATQQLLSTHSALYYFPAYELVIDDLRDYRFYAEDMVHPNYAATNYVWEKFVSCCIDEGAQEIMKEINSINAARNHKAFNPSSEAHKIFLATNLNKIQRMKQQYPYINFNADIQYFTESDA from the coding sequence ATGGATTTTAGGTTAGAATTTTTTCCTAAAGCTTTCGAAGAAAAAATCAGGCACCATCAAAAGCTCATGCTTATTGGCTCTTGCTTTACCGAACAAATAGGGGCAAAGCTGGGTGCACATAAATTTCAAACCTACGAAAACCCCAGTGGTATCTTATTTAATCCTGTAAGTATTGCCCGCTCACTCGGTTCCTATATCAGTCATAAAAATTATTCGGCAGGCGACCTTTTTTTGTATAACGAACTTTGGGGAAGCTGGGATCACCATACCCGTTTTTCATCTACCGATAAAAATGAGGCTTTGCAAAAAATAAATGCTGCAACCCAACAGGCTGCTGTTTTTTTAAAAGACGCCGACTGGTTACTGATTACCCTTGGCTCTGCATTTGTTTATGAATTGGAAAACCATCTTGTGGTGGCCAATTGCCATAAGGTTCCTACCGATAAATTTAATAAGCGCATATTGGAAATTGAAGAACTTACAACCGAACTGGAAAACCTGGTAACGCAATTAAAAAAATATAATCCCGGGTTAAAAATAATATTTACGATAAGTCCGGTAAGGCATTTAAGGGATGGATTTATAGAAAATAACCGAAGCAAAAGCGTACTGATAAACGCTACGCAGCAATTGCTGAGCACCCATTCCGCACTTTACTATTTTCCGGCTTATGAATTAGTAATAGATGATTTAAGGGATTATCGTTTTTATGCAGAAGATATGGTGCATCCCAATTATGCTGCTACAAATTATGTGTGGGAAAAATTTGTATCGTGCTGCATTGATGAAGGCGCACAGGAAATAATGAAAGAAATAAACAGTATTAATGCTGCAAGGAACCACAAGGCATTTAACCCTTCATCAGAAGCCCACAAAATTTTTCTGGCAACTAACTTAAATAAAATCCAGCGTATGAAACAACAATACCCATATATTAATTTCAATGCTGATATTCAATACTTTACAGAGAGTGACGCTTAA
- a CDS encoding hydroxymethylglutaryl-CoA lyase, which translates to MPAVNSLKLIECPRDAMQGWPHYIATETKAAYINALLKVGFDTIDFGSFVSPKAIPQMADTRQVLQMLELDDTKSKLLAIIANQRGAEEAIQFEEINYLGFPFSISETFQLRNTNATILQSLARVEDIQNLCIKANKKLVLYISMAFGNPYADAYNEEIVFSWASKLALMDIRIISLADTVGLASAAQVKKITEYLVNMLPKTEIGVHLHSSPLNRKEKLEAALKAGCLRFDGAMKGIGGCPMADDELVGNMDTEFMVSYLASQKISMGLNSEALNYCSKMASEIFI; encoded by the coding sequence ATGCCAGCCGTAAACAGTTTAAAACTTATTGAGTGCCCAAGGGATGCAATGCAAGGATGGCCGCATTATATTGCTACGGAAACCAAAGCAGCTTATATTAATGCCTTGTTAAAAGTAGGGTTTGATACTATTGATTTTGGGAGTTTTGTATCTCCAAAAGCAATACCACAAATGGCCGATACCAGGCAGGTTTTGCAAATGCTTGAGCTTGACGATACCAAGTCAAAGTTGCTGGCCATAATAGCCAACCAACGTGGGGCAGAAGAAGCGATACAATTTGAGGAAATAAATTATTTAGGTTTTCCCTTTTCAATTTCAGAAACATTTCAGCTTCGTAATACCAATGCTACCATATTGCAATCGCTGGCAAGGGTGGAAGATATCCAAAACCTATGCATAAAAGCCAATAAAAAATTAGTGCTGTACATTTCCATGGCATTTGGTAACCCTTATGCTGATGCTTATAATGAAGAAATAGTTTTTTCATGGGCAAGTAAGCTGGCATTAATGGATATAAGAATTATTTCACTTGCCGATACTGTTGGGCTTGCTTCTGCAGCACAAGTAAAAAAAATTACGGAATACCTGGTGAATATGCTCCCAAAAACTGAAATTGGCGTTCATCTTCATTCCTCACCATTAAACCGTAAGGAAAAGCTGGAAGCCGCACTAAAGGCCGGCTGCCTCAGATTTGACGGGGCAATGAAAGGAATTGGTGGCTGCCCAATGGCTGATGATGAACTGGTGGGAAATATGGATACTGAATTTATGGTTTCTTACCTTGCTTCGCAAAAAATAAGCATGGGTTTAAATAGTGAAGCATTGAACTATTGCAGTAAAATGGCATCTGAAATATTTATCTAA
- a CDS encoding alpha/beta hydrolase, whose translation MNSKLRFVLWIVNNFFQSEFDGKVNIARERKKAAFRSYLGQLFFSKKFAVKYINDFLIEGIQVRQYKISKEPFQKAIIFFHGGGFSFYNILSHDDVARRLCAMNNCTVISVDYRLAPEFTFPAAHQDAYRVIESIALNAIDFGIDPSKIIVAGDSAGANISACACHYFKNNQQVKIAAQILIYPWVDGKLKTASIEQFAKGYLLTKESIIWYRKTYAPNAVDWINPGLSPYYHKDFSQLPPAFILTAQYDPLKDDGLLYSEKLLAAGNTVCYKEYKSVVHGFINLPGIAKEGVEAYRDIQEFCKKNVP comes from the coding sequence ATGAATAGTAAACTCCGGTTTGTTTTATGGATTGTAAATAATTTTTTTCAATCGGAGTTTGATGGTAAAGTAAATATTGCAAGGGAAAGAAAAAAAGCGGCATTCCGTTCTTACCTGGGACAATTATTTTTTAGCAAAAAATTTGCCGTAAAGTATATTAATGATTTTTTGATTGAGGGTATCCAGGTGCGTCAATACAAAATATCAAAGGAGCCTTTTCAAAAAGCCATTATTTTTTTTCATGGAGGTGGTTTTTCATTTTATAATATCCTATCGCATGATGATGTTGCCCGCAGGTTATGTGCAATGAATAATTGCACGGTAATTTCTGTAGATTACCGCCTGGCGCCGGAATTTACATTTCCTGCAGCGCATCAGGATGCCTATAGAGTAATTGAAAGTATCGCTTTAAATGCCATTGATTTTGGTATTGATCCATCAAAAATTATTGTTGCCGGAGACAGTGCAGGCGCAAATATCTCTGCTTGCGCCTGTCATTATTTTAAAAATAACCAGCAGGTAAAAATTGCTGCCCAAATACTTATTTATCCCTGGGTTGACGGTAAGTTGAAAACGGCATCAATAGAGCAATTTGCAAAAGGATATTTGCTTACAAAGGAATCTATAATTTGGTACCGTAAAACCTATGCACCCAATGCAGTAGATTGGATAAACCCTGGCCTTTCTCCATATTACCATAAGGATTTTTCCCAACTTCCGCCTGCATTTATTTTAACGGCACAATACGACCCGCTTAAAGATGACGGCTTGTTATATAGTGAGAAATTGCTGGCTGCAGGTAATACGGTTTGCTATAAGGAATACAAAAGCGTAGTACACGGCTTTATTAATCTTCCCGGCATTGCAAAAGAAGGGGTGGAGGCCTACCGGGATATACAGGAATTTTGTAAAAAAAATGTACCTTAA
- a CDS encoding M1 family metallopeptidase yields MKNLFYLLIFAFPFTPALAQDIRNNPGSNHGNRFEQLGSILPTPNEYRTASGAPGPKYWQQRCDYDITCELDEANHKLSGKETITYFNNSPNILSYLWLQLDENQHSEKNNSGYQNGGNLPKNVTENDFSDYRSRNNFGNNITKVSTVAGALLKYTINKTMMRVELPQALKPGQQFIFKVDWNYNIVERTKYGGRGGFEHFEEDGNDLFTMTQWYPRLCVYSDFQGWQNHQFVGSGEFALTFGNFKVSMTVPADHVVMSTGQCQNYKQVLSLKEIGRWQKAQTAKEPVEIVTLDEAKAKEKTKSAQKKTWVFTASMVRDFAWGSSRKFIWDAMPVNVEGKKVMCMSAYGKEAYPLYLKYSTKVVAHTIKSYSKFTIPYPYPVAQSLEAANGMEYPMICFNFGRTEKDGTYSEATKNGMIGVVIHEVGHNFFPMIINSDERQWTWMDEGLNSYCEYLTEELWDNKFPVSKGPAYKIVDYMKLPKDQLEPIMTNSENIIQFGPNAYSKPATGLNILRETIMGRELFDYAFKEYARRWAFKHPTPADLFRTMEDASGEDLDWFWRGWFYNTDPCDISLDTVRWAALNTDSESFGTKERKFSLPVAKPILNNFDDVSKQRNRQDKNIVFATDADTSLRDFYWHYARGLAKVDTSATEIIIPANTDTLSREEKQSIAGNKYFYELTFSNKGGLVMPLIVEWTFKDGTKEIDRVAAQIWRKNESKVVKTFVKNKEMASIKLDPMRETADIDENNNTWNVETEPSKFQLFKNRTRGPRGTSNGTNPMQKEIAPYIK; encoded by the coding sequence ATGAAAAATTTATTTTACTTATTAATTTTTGCGTTCCCCTTTACCCCTGCTTTAGCGCAGGATATACGAAATAACCCCGGGAGCAACCATGGCAACCGCTTTGAACAATTGGGCAGTATTTTACCTACGCCTAATGAATACCGTACTGCAAGCGGAGCACCAGGCCCAAAATACTGGCAGCAGCGCTGCGATTATGATATTACCTGCGAACTGGATGAAGCCAATCATAAACTCAGCGGCAAAGAAACCATAACTTATTTTAATAATTCACCTAATATACTCAGCTATTTATGGTTACAGCTGGATGAAAACCAACACAGCGAAAAAAATAATTCAGGCTATCAAAACGGCGGTAACCTGCCCAAAAACGTTACTGAAAATGATTTTTCCGATTATCGTTCCCGAAATAATTTTGGCAATAACATTACCAAAGTTAGTACGGTAGCCGGCGCCCTTTTAAAATATACCATTAATAAAACCATGATGAGGGTAGAACTGCCACAAGCTTTAAAACCCGGGCAACAATTTATTTTTAAAGTAGATTGGAATTATAATATTGTAGAAAGAACAAAATATGGAGGTCGTGGCGGTTTTGAGCATTTTGAAGAAGATGGTAATGACCTTTTTACCATGACGCAATGGTATCCCCGCCTTTGTGTGTACAGCGATTTCCAAGGCTGGCAAAACCACCAGTTTGTAGGCAGTGGTGAATTTGCGCTTACTTTCGGCAACTTTAAAGTGTCCATGACAGTTCCTGCTGATCATGTGGTAATGTCAACCGGCCAATGCCAAAATTATAAACAGGTATTATCTCTTAAAGAAATTGGCCGCTGGCAAAAAGCACAAACCGCAAAAGAACCTGTAGAAATTGTAACACTAGATGAAGCCAAAGCAAAAGAAAAAACAAAATCGGCACAAAAGAAAACCTGGGTTTTTACAGCCAGTATGGTAAGGGATTTTGCCTGGGGCAGCAGCCGTAAATTTATTTGGGATGCCATGCCGGTAAATGTTGAAGGCAAAAAAGTAATGTGCATGAGCGCTTACGGTAAAGAAGCTTATCCTTTGTACCTCAAATACAGCACAAAAGTGGTGGCGCATACCATTAAATCTTATTCAAAATTTACGATACCTTATCCTTACCCTGTTGCCCAAAGTTTAGAAGCGGCAAACGGAATGGAATACCCAATGATTTGTTTTAATTTTGGAAGGACCGAAAAAGACGGCACTTACAGCGAAGCCACAAAAAACGGGATGATTGGCGTTGTAATACATGAAGTGGGCCACAACTTTTTTCCCATGATAATTAACAGCGACGAACGCCAATGGACATGGATGGATGAAGGGTTAAATTCCTATTGCGAATACTTAACCGAAGAATTATGGGACAATAAGTTTCCAGTGAGCAAAGGCCCGGCTTATAAAATAGTAGATTACATGAAACTTCCTAAAGATCAACTGGAGCCCATTATGACCAATAGCGAAAACATTATTCAATTTGGCCCCAATGCTTATTCAAAACCTGCAACCGGTTTAAATATTTTGAGAGAAACCATAATGGGAAGGGAACTTTTTGATTATGCATTTAAAGAATATGCAAGGCGCTGGGCATTTAAACACCCTACTCCTGCTGATTTGTTCCGCACAATGGAAGATGCAAGCGGCGAAGACCTGGATTGGTTTTGGCGTGGATGGTTTTACAATACCGATCCCTGCGATATTTCTTTAGATACCGTTAGATGGGCTGCATTAAACACCGATAGCGAAAGCTTCGGAACTAAGGAAAGAAAGTTTTCACTTCCTGTGGCCAAACCCATACTAAATAATTTTGATGATGTATCCAAGCAAAGAAACCGTCAAGATAAAAATATTGTATTTGCAACTGATGCCGATACAAGCCTCCGGGATTTTTACTGGCACTATGCCCGTGGATTGGCAAAAGTGGATACATCTGCAACTGAAATTATTATTCCGGCAAATACCGATACGCTTAGCAGGGAGGAAAAACAAAGTATTGCCGGAAATAAATATTTTTACGAACTTACTTTTAGCAACAAAGGCGGTTTGGTAATGCCCTTAATTGTTGAATGGACATTTAAAGACGGTACAAAAGAAATAGACAGGGTTGCAGCACAAATTTGGCGCAAGAACGAAAGCAAAGTGGTGAAAACCTTTGTTAAAAATAAAGAAATGGCTTCAATAAAGCTTGATCCCATGCGTGAAACCGCCGATATTGATGAAAATAACAATACCTGGAACGTTGAAACAGAACCTTCAAAATTTCAATTGTTTAAAAACAGAACAAGGGGGCCAAGAGGCACAAGCAACGGCACAAACCCAATGCAAAAAGAAATTGCACCATATATTAAATAA